The DNA window AGCTCGTCGTCAACTGGCGGCCGTGCATCCAGTGCTACGGCGCCGCCATGTGGTCGGGGGTCCGCCACCTCACGATCGCGGGCGAGGGTCGCGAGCTGGAGGACCTCACGACGTTCGACGAGGGCCCGCTCGGAGCCGACTGGGCCGAGCAGTTCGAGGCCCGCGGCATCCGTGTCACGACGGGCGTGCTGCGCGACGAGGCGCTCGACGTCTTCCGCGCCTACCGCGACGCGGTCGACGACGGCGGGATCACCGTCTACAACGCGCGCGCCGGCTCGGACTGACACGGAGCCCTAGGCTGGGCGCATGGATGAACCCCGCACCGGCTTCCCACGCGGACGCATCGGCTGGATCGCGGGCACCGTCGCTCTGATCGGCCTCGGCGTGCTCGTCGGGGCCGTGCTCGGCAGCATCTTCCTCGGGCTGTTCATCGCCGCGATCATCTCGATCGGCTGGCTCATCGCCTACGAGTCGTGGCGCGGGCGCACGGCGGGCCTCGACGACCCGCACGACGACGGCGCGCAGCTGTAGCTCCGGAGACGCGCCGTCGCTCACCTGACGCGATCCGCGGAATCCTCGACGCGGAGGCGACAGCACGCGTCATATGAACGAACAGGATGCTGCGGCATCCGCTCGGCTCGGATGCTCACCTGACGCGAAGCGCGGGAACGCCCACGCAGAGGCGACAGCACGCGTCACATGAACGAACAGGATGCTGCGGCATCCACTGGGCTCTGGCTCTCACCTGACGCGAACGGCGGGAACGCACGCAGGGAATCGACGTCGAGCGTCAGCTGGGCGAGGGATGCGGGCGTTCCCGAGCGGGCTGCACGGGCTAGCCGCGCGGCGCGAGCTGGCTGACGACGAACGTGGCGCCCGACGGGTCGGCGACGAGGGCCTCGCGCGTCCAGTCGGTCTCGGTGGACGACAGCACCCGTCCTCCCGCACGCTGGACCGCGTCGATGCTCGCATCGCGGTCGGCGGAGGTGAAGCGCACCTCCCACCGGGCTGTGCCGTCGGCCTGAGCGATGCCCGCGACCACATCGGCGAAGCCGGGAGGAGCGAAGGACTGGCGTTCGTGGATGCCGGGGTCCACCGTGCTCGCCAGGTGGTCGCCGTAGCCGGGGAGACGGATCATCCCGGCTCCGAGGCCGGGGTCGACGCGCCAGCCGAACACCGCACCGTAGAACGCGAGGGCGGCGTCGGCATCGGGGGTCCGGAGGTCGCTGAAGTTCCACGCGCCCGGCTCGTTCACGATCTGCGCGCCGAGGCGACGCCGCGCCTGCCACAGCCGGAACACGGCGCCCTGGGGATCGGCGCAGATCGCGAGCCTGCCACCGGGCCCCGCGTCCGCCGGCGACGACAGGACCGTGCCGCCGGCCTCGGTCACCGCGGCGGCTGCGGCCTCGACGTCGTCGCAGGCGATGTAGGTGTTCCAGACCGGGTCAGCGGTGCCGGGACCGATCGCCGCAGCATCCTGTCCCTTCAGCGAGGCGATGTCGTAGAAGCCCGGAGCACCCGGGGGCATCGCCGGGGAGAACTCCCATCCGAAGACAGCGGAGTAGAACCGTTCTGCCGCCTCGCGGTCGTCGACCTCGATGTCGACCCAGCAGGGCACGCCCTCGGGGTAGATCCTCGGCTGATCGGCCATGTCTCACATCTCCTCGTGGGTGTCGGGGTCGGCTCCCCACAGGCGTCCGCGCTCGAGGCCGCTGATCGCTGCGACCTCGTCTGCCGACAGCTCGAAGCCGAAGACGTCGGCGTTCTCGCGCTGTCGCGCCGGATCGGCGGACTTCGGGATGGGCGTCGACCCGATCTGGACGTGCCAGCGCAGCACGGCCTGCGTCGGCGTCACGCCGTGGGCGGCGGCGACGTCGCGCACGACCTGCTCCTCCAGCAGCTCGGAGCGCTTCGCGAGCGGGCTCCAGCTCTCGGTGCGGATGCCGTGCTCATCGTGGAACGCGCGCAGGGCCGTCTGCGGGAAGTACGGGTGCAGCTCGACCTGGTTGATCGCGGGGATCACTCCTGTCTCGTCTGCCAGACGGGTGAGCATCGCCTCGGTGAAGTTCGAGACGCCGATCGTGCGGACGAGTCCCTGATCGCGGAGCTCGATCATGCCGCGCCAGGTCTGCACGAACTTGTCGACGCTCGGGTTCGGCCAGTGGATCAGCTGCACGTCGATGCGGTCGAGGCCGAGCCGCTCGAGGGAGTCGCGACCGCTGCGGATCGCCTCGTCGTAGCCGTGCTCGCGGCCCGGGATCTTCGTCGTGACCACC is part of the Microbacterium lemovicicum genome and encodes:
- a CDS encoding aldo/keto reductase; translated protein: MTDALQIPTVTLNDDTAFPELGLGTYELRGEEGVSAIVEAIRTGYTLLDSAVNYENEREVGEAVRRSGADRDSLVVTTKIPGREHGYDEAIRSGRDSLERLGLDRIDVQLIHWPNPSVDKFVQTWRGMIELRDQGLVRTIGVSNFTEAMLTRLADETGVIPAINQVELHPYFPQTALRAFHDEHGIRTESWSPLAKRSELLEEQVVRDVAAAHGVTPTQAVLRWHVQIGSTPIPKSADPARQRENADVFGFELSADEVAAISGLERGRLWGADPDTHEEM
- a CDS encoding VOC family protein; its protein translation is MADQPRIYPEGVPCWVDIEVDDREAAERFYSAVFGWEFSPAMPPGAPGFYDIASLKGQDAAAIGPGTADPVWNTYIACDDVEAAAAAVTEAGGTVLSSPADAGPGGRLAICADPQGAVFRLWQARRRLGAQIVNEPGAWNFSDLRTPDADAALAFYGAVFGWRVDPGLGAGMIRLPGYGDHLASTVDPGIHERQSFAPPGFADVVAGIAQADGTARWEVRFTSADRDASIDAVQRAGGRVLSSTETDWTREALVADPSGATFVVSQLAPRG